From Mycobacterium lacus, one genomic window encodes:
- a CDS encoding ABC transporter permease, whose amino-acid sequence MTRFLARRLLNYLVLLALASFLTYCLTSLAFSPLESLMQRSPRPPQAIIEAKAHDLGLDRPIPIRYANWVSHAVRGDFGTTITGQPVSAELGRRIGVSLRLLVVGSVVGTVLGVVAGAWGAIRQYRLSDRVVTMLALLVLSTPTFVIANLLILSALRVNWAVGAQLFDYTGETSPGVVGGAWDDLGDRLQHLILPSLTLALVAAAGYSRYQRNAMLDVLGQDFIRTARAKGLTRRRALFKHGLRTALIPMATLFAYGVAGLVTGAVFVERIFGWHGMGEWTVRGIATQDTNIVAAITVFSGAVVLLAGLLSDVIYAALDPRVRVS is encoded by the coding sequence ATGACACGGTTTCTGGCGCGCCGGTTGCTCAACTACCTCGTGCTGCTGGCGCTTGCGTCGTTCTTGACCTACTGCCTGACCTCGCTCGCGTTCTCGCCGCTGGAAAGCCTGATGCAACGCAGCCCGCGCCCGCCGCAAGCCATCATCGAAGCCAAAGCCCACGACCTTGGCCTGGACCGGCCCATACCGATCCGCTACGCAAACTGGGTCTCGCACGCCGTACGCGGCGATTTCGGGACCACCATCACCGGCCAGCCCGTCTCGGCCGAACTCGGGCGTCGCATCGGAGTCAGCCTGCGGCTGCTGGTTGTCGGCTCCGTGGTGGGTACGGTGCTCGGGGTGGTGGCCGGGGCGTGGGGAGCCATCCGCCAATACCGCCTCAGCGACCGAGTCGTCACCATGCTGGCGCTGCTGGTGCTCAGCACCCCGACATTCGTCATTGCGAACTTGTTGATTTTGAGCGCGCTGCGGGTCAACTGGGCCGTGGGTGCCCAGCTCTTCGACTACACCGGGGAGACGTCACCGGGCGTGGTCGGCGGGGCGTGGGACGACCTGGGCGACCGGTTGCAGCATTTGATCCTGCCCTCGCTCACGCTGGCGCTCGTTGCCGCCGCGGGATACAGCCGGTATCAGCGCAACGCGATGCTCGACGTCCTCGGCCAGGACTTCATTCGCACCGCCCGCGCCAAGGGGCTGACCCGCCGGCGCGCACTGTTCAAGCATGGGCTGCGGACCGCGCTGATACCGATGGCCACCCTGTTCGCCTACGGGGTGGCCGGATTGGTCACCGGAGCGGTATTCGTCGAGAGGATCTTCGGCTGGCACGGCATGGGCGAGTGGACGGTCCGCGGAATCGCGACTCAGGACACCAACATCGTCGCGGCGATCAC
- the cysC gene encoding adenylyl-sulfate kinase, giving the protein MTTLLRLATAGSVDDGKSTLIGRLLYDSKAVMEDQWASVEQTSRDRGHEYTDLALVTDGLRAEREQGITIDVAYRYFATPKRKFIIADTPGHIQYTRNMVTGASTAQLVIVLVDARHGLLEQSRRHAFLASLLGIRHLVLAVNKMDLIGWDQKEFESIRDEFHAFAARLDVQDVTSIPVSALHGDNVVAKSDRTPWYEGPSLLSHLEEVYLAGDRNLVDVRFPIQYVIRPHTLEHQDHRSYAGTVASGVMRPGDEVVVLPVGKTTTITAIDGPTGPVAEAFPPMAVAVRLADDIDISRGDMIARTHNQPRVTREFDATVCWMADTAALEPGRDYVIKHTTRTTRARVTALDYRLNVNTLHRDKTATALKLNELGRVSLRTHVPLLLDEYTRNASTGSFILIDPDTNGTVAAGMVLRDVSARTASPNTVRHRSLVTAEDRTIRGRTVWLTGLSGAGKSSVAMLAERKLLEKGIPAYVLDGDNLRHGLNADLGFSMADRAENLRRLAHVATLLADSGQIVLVPAISPLAEHRELARKVHADAGFEFFEVFCDTSLEECERRDPKGLYAKARAGEITHFTGIDSPYQRPKNPDLRLTPHRNLDEQAQLIIDMLESRA; this is encoded by the coding sequence ATGACTACGCTGCTGAGGCTCGCGACCGCCGGCTCCGTCGACGACGGCAAGTCCACACTGATCGGGCGCCTGCTCTACGACTCCAAGGCCGTGATGGAAGACCAGTGGGCGTCGGTCGAGCAAACGTCGAGGGACCGCGGCCACGAGTACACCGATCTGGCGCTCGTCACCGACGGCCTGCGCGCCGAGCGCGAGCAGGGCATCACCATCGACGTCGCCTACCGCTACTTCGCCACTCCCAAGCGGAAATTCATCATCGCCGACACCCCGGGCCACATCCAGTACACCCGCAACATGGTGACCGGGGCGTCCACCGCGCAGCTGGTGATCGTGCTCGTCGATGCCCGCCACGGCCTGCTCGAACAATCTCGTCGGCACGCCTTCCTGGCGTCCTTGCTGGGCATTCGTCACCTTGTGCTCGCGGTCAACAAGATGGACCTGATCGGATGGGACCAAAAGGAATTCGAATCGATCCGGGACGAATTTCATGCCTTCGCCGCCCGCCTCGACGTGCAAGACGTAACGTCCATTCCGGTCTCCGCGCTGCACGGTGACAATGTCGTCGCCAAATCGGATCGAACACCGTGGTATGAGGGGCCGTCGCTGCTGTCCCATCTCGAAGAGGTCTACCTCGCCGGTGACCGCAACCTGGTCGACGTTCGTTTCCCGATTCAGTACGTCATCCGGCCACACACCCTCGAGCATCAGGACCATCGCAGCTACGCGGGCACGGTGGCCAGCGGGGTGATGCGCCCGGGCGACGAGGTGGTCGTGCTGCCGGTCGGCAAGACCACCACGATCACCGCCATCGACGGCCCGACCGGGCCTGTGGCAGAAGCCTTTCCGCCGATGGCGGTCGCGGTGCGCCTGGCCGACGATATCGACATCTCGCGGGGCGACATGATCGCCCGCACCCACAACCAGCCCAGGGTCACACGCGAATTCGACGCGACCGTGTGCTGGATGGCCGATACCGCGGCGCTAGAGCCGGGTCGCGACTACGTCATCAAGCACACCACCCGGACCACGCGCGCGAGGGTAACCGCGCTCGACTACCGGCTCAACGTCAATACCCTGCACCGCGACAAGACCGCGACGGCGTTGAAGCTCAACGAACTTGGCCGCGTCTCGCTGCGCACCCACGTGCCGCTGTTGCTCGACGAGTACACCCGCAACGCCAGCACCGGCTCGTTCATCCTCATCGACCCCGACACCAACGGCACCGTGGCGGCGGGAATGGTCTTGCGCGACGTCTCGGCCCGCACCGCAAGCCCGAACACCGTGCGGCACAGATCACTGGTCACCGCCGAAGATCGGACTATTCGCGGCAGGACGGTATGGCTCACCGGCCTGTCGGGTGCCGGCAAGTCCTCGGTGGCCATGCTGGCTGAGCGGAAGCTACTCGAAAAGGGCATTCCCGCTTACGTTCTCGACGGCGACAACCTCCGACATGGCCTGAACGCCGACCTGGGATTTTCCATGGCCGACCGTGCGGAGAACCTGCGCCGGCTGGCGCATGTGGCAACGCTGCTCGCCGACTCCGGCCAAATCGTGCTGGTGCCGGCGATCAGCCCGCTGGCCGAGCACCGCGAGCTGGCACGTAAAGTCCACGCCGACGCCGGATTTGAGTTCTTCGAGGTGTTCTGCGACACGTCCCTCGAAGAGTGCGAGCGCCGTGATCCCAAGGGGTTGTACGCCAAAGCGCGAGCGGGTGAGATCACGCATTTTACCGGCATCGACAGCCCGTACCAGCGACCGAAGAATCCAGACCTGCGGCTTACCCCGCACCGAAATCTCGACGAGCAAGCGCAATTGATCATCGACATGCTCGAGTCGCGGGCATGA
- the cysD gene encoding sulfate adenylyltransferase subunit CysD, whose product MTSGVNAGPAAGQYELSHLRSLEAEAIHIIREVAAEFERPVLLFSGGKDSIVMLHLALKAFRPGRLPFPVMHVDTGHNFDEVIATRDELVAAAGVRLLVASVQEDIDAGRVVETIPSRNPIQTVTLLRAIRENKFDAAFGGARRDEEKARAKERVFSFRDEFGQWDPKAQRPELWNLYNGRHHTGEHIRVFPLSNWTEFDIWSYIGAENVTLPTIYFAHRRKVFQRDGMLLAVHRHMQPRADEPVFEATVRFRTVGDVTCTGCVESSAATIAEVIAETAVSRLTERGATRADDRISEAGMEDRKRQGYF is encoded by the coding sequence ATGACCAGCGGTGTGAACGCAGGCCCGGCGGCGGGCCAGTACGAATTGAGCCATCTGCGCTCGCTGGAGGCCGAGGCGATCCACATCATCCGGGAGGTGGCCGCCGAGTTCGAGCGGCCGGTGTTGTTGTTCTCGGGCGGCAAGGATTCCATCGTCATGCTGCACTTGGCGCTGAAGGCGTTTCGCCCCGGGCGACTGCCGTTCCCGGTGATGCACGTCGACACCGGGCACAACTTCGACGAGGTCATCGCCACCCGCGACGAGCTGGTGGCCGCGGCCGGGGTGCGCTTGCTGGTGGCATCGGTGCAGGAGGACATCGACGCCGGCCGGGTCGTCGAGACTATCCCTTCGCGCAACCCGATACAGACCGTGACGCTGCTGCGTGCCATCCGGGAGAACAAGTTCGACGCCGCGTTCGGGGGAGCGCGGCGCGACGAGGAGAAGGCTCGGGCCAAGGAGCGGGTGTTCAGCTTCCGCGACGAGTTCGGTCAGTGGGACCCGAAGGCGCAGCGGCCGGAGCTGTGGAACCTCTACAACGGGCGGCATCACACGGGCGAGCACATTCGGGTCTTCCCGCTGTCCAACTGGACCGAGTTCGACATCTGGTCGTACATCGGTGCGGAGAACGTCACGCTGCCGACGATCTATTTCGCCCACCGGCGCAAGGTATTTCAGCGCGATGGGATGCTGCTTGCGGTGCATCGGCACATGCAGCCGCGCGCCGACGAGCCGGTGTTCGAGGCCACGGTGCGATTCCGCACCGTTGGGGACGTCACCTGCACCGGGTGCGTTGAGTCGTCGGCTGCCACCATCGCCGAGGTCATCGCCGAGACCGCGGTGTCCCGGCTGACCGAGCGCGGCGCGACCCGCGCCGACGACCGGATCTCGGAGGCTGGGATGGAAGACCGCAAGCGCCAGGGCTACTTCTGA
- a CDS encoding beta-class carbonic anhydrase gives MTVTDDYLANNAEYASTFKGPLPLPPSKHVAVLACMDARLDVYRALGIKEGESHVIRNAGGVVTDDAIRSLAISQRLLGTREIILIHHTDCGMLTFTDDDFKRAIQDEIGIKPPWAAESFPDPVEDVKQSLRRIENSPFVTKHVSLRGFVFDVATGKLNEVTL, from the coding sequence GTGACGGTGACCGACGACTATCTGGCCAACAACGCCGAGTATGCGAGCACCTTCAAGGGCCCACTGCCGCTGCCGCCGAGTAAGCACGTCGCGGTCTTGGCTTGCATGGATGCCAGGCTCGACGTCTACCGCGCGCTCGGCATCAAAGAGGGCGAGTCGCACGTCATCCGCAACGCCGGCGGGGTCGTCACCGACGACGCCATCCGCTCGCTGGCCATCAGCCAGCGGCTGCTGGGCACCCGGGAGATCATCCTGATTCACCACACCGACTGCGGGATGCTCACTTTCACCGACGACGACTTCAAGCGCGCCATCCAGGACGAGATCGGGATCAAACCGCCGTGGGCGGCCGAGTCATTCCCGGATCCTGTCGAGGACGTCAAGCAGTCTTTGCGCCGCATCGAGAACAGCCCGTTCGTCACCAAGCACGTGTCGCTGCGCGGGTTCGTCTTCGATGTCGCCACCGGCAAGCTCAACGAGGTCACGCTGTAG